A stretch of DNA from Bactrocera neohumeralis isolate Rockhampton chromosome 6, APGP_CSIRO_Bneo_wtdbg2-racon-allhic-juicebox.fasta_v2, whole genome shotgun sequence:
TGACACCGTTTGTGGAACAGCGGGGTATGTTCCCGCTGGACCTGCACCTACTGGCTGAGCACCTGCTCCTGGCCGATATCCTGTTCCTGGTTGTAAGCCTGCTCCTGGTTGTTGTTCAGCACCTGGTTGATAACCTGCTCCTGGCAGATATCCTGTTCCTGGTTGTAATCCTGCTCCGGGTTGTTGTTCAGCTACTGGTTGATAACCTGCTCCTGGTTGATAACCTGCTACTGGCTGGTATCCTGTTCCTGGTCGTAATCCTGCTCCGGGTTGTTGTTCAGCCCCTGCTTGATAACCTGCTCCTGGCTGATATCCTACTCCTGGTTGTAAGCCTACTCCGGGTTGTTGTTCAGCTCCTGGTTGATAACCTGCTCCTGGTTGATATCCTGCTCCTGGTTGATAACCTGCTCCTGGCTGATATCCTATTCCTGGTTGTAAGCCTGCTCCGGGTTGTTGTTCAGCTCCTGGTTGATAACCTGCTCCTGGTTGATATCCTGCTCCAGGTTGATAACCTGCTCCTGGCTGATATCCTGGTCCTGGTTGTAAGCCTGCTCCTGGTTGTTGTTCAGTTCCTGGTTGATAACCTGCTCCTGGTTGATATCCTGCTCCAGGTTGATAACCTGCTCCTGGCTGATATCCTGTTCCTGGTCGTAATCCTGCTCCGGGTTGTTGTTCAGCCCCTGATTGATAACCTGCTCCTTGCTGATATCCTGTTCCTGGTTGTAAGCCTGCTCCGGGTTGTTGTTCAGCTCCTGGTTGATAACCTGCTCCTGGTTGATATCCTGTTCCTGGTTGGTAACCTGCTCCTGGCTGATATCCTGTTCCTGGTTGTAAGCCTGCACCTGGTTGTTGTCCAGATCCTGGTTGATATCCTGCTGTTGGGTGATATCCTATACCTGTGCCTACTCCGGGTTGTAGTCCAGCACCTGGTTGTGCATCTGCTCCTGGTTGAGGACTCACTTGTGGTTGGTAACCTACACCCGGTTGCAAACCTGCACCAGGTTGCAAACCTGCACCAGGTAGCAAGCTCGCTCCTGGTTGATATCCTGCACCTGGTTGTAATTGAGCACCTTGTTGATACCCTACCCCTGGTTGATAACCAGCACCAGGATGAGCTCCCGGACCGCCAATGACATCTGGGGCATAAATTCCACTAGGCCCAGATGGAATACCAGATACTCCACTTCCAGGTTGCCAATAAGATCCAGTTGGATGAGTGCTTACAACTGGTCCAGTTGGCTGACCTCGTGTAACACCACCTGTCGGGATACCAGCTTGACCAGATCCAGGAGCTTGACCGATTGGACTGGGGCCGTAGATTTGAGATCCCGAGGGAATACCAACTCCTGGAGCTTGCACACCAATTGGTTGAGGTCTGCCACCAGTTTGAATACCTGTGGTTCCTGGCGCATAACCACTTTGTGGCCTTGACCCCGTAATAGGTCCCAAACCGGGGGAATAAGCTTGACCCGAACTTAAATCTACACCTTGTTGAATACCACCACCAGGCCTTGAGCTAACCGTCGTACCTATACCAGGTCCATAAATACCACTGGGTGGTGCACCACCACCAATCCCACCTCCCGGTGGCGCAGGTTGACGGCCTGGTTGCGGTACATATAATCCACCAACCTGACCGGGTTGTAAACCGCCACCAACACTTGTGTAAGTTGGCTGTCCGGTTATTTGTGGACCACCTTGTACAAGTGCTCCAGGCCTTTGATCAGCAGCTGATCCGACCACTCCTGTCCCTGGTTGACCAGTAGGAAGGCCAGCACTGGGAGCATACGCACCTCCATGTACAACTTGGCCACCAATTTGCTGACCAGGTCTTGTAGCTCCTTCTACTCTAGGACCACCAATTTGTCCAGTACCATATCCACTACCTGGCCCCAAAGCGCCACCAGGCTGCACGCTCTCTGGTTGTCCATAAATTGCTCCAGGTCTCACAATAGCTCCTGCTTGAGGTCCTCCACCAGCTCCTGTGCCACCAGTTCCAGTTGGTTGACCGATTCCAGGTCCATAAGATGTCCCGGGTCTAGCTCCCGGCCTTATAATCGCACCTGGTTGAACACCAGCATCTGAGCCAGGAGTTGAGGGTCCAGGTCCAATGGGTTGACCACCAACACCAGGTTGTCGTCCGATACCAGCTATTCCACCAGGTCCAACGGGTTGACCACCAGTGCCAACACCATAACCGGCACCAGGTTGTCGCCCAATACCGCCAACACCTCCAGGTCCAATGGGCTGACCAGCAGTACCAACACCATAACCGGCACCAGGTTGTCGCCCAATACCGCCAACACCTCCAGGTCCAATGGGCTGACCAGCAGTACCAACGCCATAACCAGCGCCAGGCTGTCGCCCAATACCGCCCACGCCTCCAGGTCCAACAGGCTGTCCAACAGTACCAACACCATAACCGGCACCGGGCTGTTGTCCAGCAGTAGGGCCTCTTGCACCTAGACCTCCAGGGCCACTAGGCTGTACACCGCCAGGAGCCAAAACACCCCCTTGCCTCAATGTGCCAGCAGCTCCAGGACCCCCAATTGTAGTAGTACCTGCAGTGCCAGGAATGATTCTCAAGGCATCTGGCCTACCACTACCGCCAACATAAGTGAGGGGATCGGGAGAACCCGCGGGATATTCTAAATTAAATATGTGGGTATATTAACTAAGGTATCATGTACCAGTATTGTTAAACATAACTTACCATAAGTGGGACTTGATGCACAATCACTGCAATCTCCCATTGAGAATTGACTCTGTGCTTGTCCCATACCATGGCTTCCAGCTAAATTTGTAgatttaatcatttatttatgtaactatatataatttttctggaGTTCATACAAACTGTTGTTCTAGATCCGTGTTCATTAGCCTCTGCTTCAGCTTTGCCATCCTGTTCTGGTTTTCCAAAATTGAGATACTGAGATTGCGTCTGACCACGCATACTTAAAGGAGAACATAAAATGATTTacgttattttaatttatatctcGACGATGAAACTTACTATCCTCGTCCGCTTCGCTTTGATCTATCCAAATCAAGTTGATCATTATCAACCTCGTAATTCGATTCCGGCACGCTTTCATCTAATGACGCCTGAAACATAAggttaaaatgtattttaagaaCTATGCGAACACcgtcatgtatgtatatctagtaAATGTAATGCATAACTtcacttttaaaatataattaaggaCTCAATAAAGCTATGCAAGACATGGGTGGTCCCGATAgagttacttttttcaatatccttGTTTTGACaagtgagtcgtgtcaagcgtTCATGTTcattttgttcagtattgtatGACATTTCATCAAGAAAAGACTTACggctgaacaacgtttacaaatcgtttaactttattacgaaaatgcacgttctgtaaagaatgttttttgcgccttcgctcaacttataatcaacataatcggcctactgagcgtactattcgccatcttgagacccagaattcattattggataatattcggccGAACGGACGTGGTATAGTCCAgcaagcagtgaagaaaatatagcaaccgtagctgagagtgtacacgaagccCATGGTGAGTCGATTCGGCGTACATGACTGTCGGATGGAACGACTCCGCGCATttcacgtcgagatcttaaattgaaagcgtacaaaatacagcttgtgcaataattgaagccactcgaccttcTCAATCGACATCGCTACGCTTTATGGgctttattgagagaacactttggtgagcagataacttaacgttttgggccggtcgattggtcaccaagatcgtgtgatatcgcaccgttatgtatgtatatgtaaagcctaaagtctatgcagcCAATCCGCTTCTATTCAGAACTCTATagataatctgcaaaaaataaatgtcaaagaattttctttcgaatgataataatcaTTCCCCATTAAACTTGAAGCTTCTGTGTTTTTCATTAAAACAGTAGGAACCTCGAGATAGATCATCCTTTATTAAATTCGTGTATTACTACTTTGAAGTACGTTTTGAAAATAGGAAACATTTAAAGATCCTCATTTTTGTGTTGACCAAAATAACTAGCTCTCTTTTATGTTAGGGGAAATCCTTTTCACTTGTACGTGGATTTGTTTCTAATACCTGGATTCATTACCACATTAAAGCAGCTTAATGGGAAATTGAGAGACTCCAATTCCaattcaaaacaagtaaggaagggctaagttcgggtgtcaccgaacattttatactctcgcatgataaagtgataatcgagatttcattatacgtcatttacatatttttcaaataccgtattttttaaagttttattccgctatcatcattggttcctaatgtatatactcgtattatacagaaaaggcatcagatggaattcaaaatagcgttatattggaagaaggcgtggttatgaaccgatttcacccatatttcgcacatgtcatcagggtgttaagaaaatattatataccgaatttcattgaaatcggtctagtagttcctgagatatggtttttggtccataagtgggcgagaccacgcccattttcaatttttaaaaaaagcctgggtgcagcttccttctgcaatttcttccgtaaaatttagtgtttctgacgttttttgttagtcggttaacgcacttttagtgattttcaacataaccttttatgggaggtgggcgtggttattatccgatttcttccatttttgaactgtatatgggaatgcctaaagaaaacgactctgtagagtttggttgacatagctatagtagtttccgagatatgtacaaaaaacttagtagggggtggggccacacccacttttccaaaaaaaattgcgtccaaatatgcccctccctaatgcgattctttgtgccaaatttcactttaatatctttatttatggcttagttatgacactttatagcttttcggtttccgccattttgtgggcgtggcagttggccgattttgcccatcgtcgaacttaaccttcttatggagccaaggaatacgtataccaagtttcatcatgtctcaatttttactcaagttacagcttgcacggacggacggacagacggacggacggacagacagacatccggatttcgactctactcgtcgccctgatcactttggtatacataaccctatatctgactcttttagttttaggacttacaaacaaccgttatgtgaacaaaactataacactctccttagcaacattgttgcgagagtataaaaaatgaatatttcgCAACAAAAACTTtactgaattaattaaattaaataattatgttttgttaacataattacaaacaattatttttctgtttttttgtcaAGAAGACATCAAATGTAGTTTGCGTTTGtcttttgtgttatttttaaagttgttgATATGTGGCTGAAGCATCTATATCAAACTGTCTTTTTTAAACTCCTGTCCTAACTTTCAATAAATTGGTCCAAATTTCAAAGttcgaagtttttaacacccagaaggaagcgttggaggccctataaagtataaatataaatgatcagtatgttgagcttagtcgatttagccatgttcgtctgtctgtatatatacgaactagtccctctgtttttaagatatcgttttgaaattttgcaaacgtcattttctcttcaagaagctgctcatttgtcggaactgccgatatcggaccactataacatatagctgccatacaaactgaacgatcggaatcaagttcttgtatagaaaacttttacatttgacaatgtatcttcacaaaagttggcacaggttattttctaagtcaacaatgtaatctcgaagaaaattgttcagatcggctaactatagcatatagctgccatacaaactgaatgatcgaaatcaaatgcttgcatgggaaacctcctcatttgacgatatatcttcacgaaatttggtatgagttattgttcataggaataatattatatcgaaagaaattgttcagatcggcttgctatagcatatagctgtcatacaaaccgaacgatcggaatcaagggcttgtatggaaaactttcgcattttatgtggtatcttcacgaaatttgtcatgaaTTACTGCTtcaggtaataatataatctccgcaaaaattgttcaaattgcttccatgcaaactgaacacatagttactcaacgaaatgcacctgtgaagggtatattagcttcggtgcagccgaagttaaagttttttcttgtttgaattAATGTGTGTATGGAATCGCAATTTAGGGGTATCCACGATTTGAAATAAAAGAGCACAAATCAGTAATCAAAGTCCGGCTATACCTATAACTAAATCTAGTGTGTGCCGAGGTCACAATATCTGGAAATTTGAAATGGTGAATTTAAATATAGAACAACTAGGTGTGGTAATATCAGTAATTTAgtaataaaacagaaatttataaaaagcaacTATGACagcaatattttagaaattgaaaGAATATAAAAACTTATATAAGCAAACTTTTAGTGGGATCTCCTGTTTTTTCAGACATTGAGTACTTTTTTCAGATTTCAACTTTATGATTGTGACACTCGCAAATAACGTCAATAAAACTAGTTTAAAATTCGATGTGAAGGggctttttacaaaaattgtgaGGTTAGTAGTATTGACTTGACAGTTAAGTCAAAATAATGATGTATGAATGAGCGTTGACCGCCGCACATAGGTTTCTTAGTGCATACTGCGGCTAAAAATATAAGGAGTTGTCGCAGGACAATGACATTTGGTACATCATTGTTTTGGAttccaatcaagaaaaaaatgaaaaaaatcaaaatcacgcccccttttttacgcccacctcccatataaggtgaaacttaatttttgacctacagcactgatttttggtacatagcatttttatgacattatatatgttggtgttaaatgaccacctcccatacaaactaaattctcttttatcgaatcttcgtgacattctaattttttaaattttatttagtagtAGAAAAATGTTTAGTACGGACGAAGACATTAATAAGTGATGCAACACATCTTGTTAGTGGATAAGTCCAATTCTTCTGGAATGATACAATACAtccttgttatatatatattgcatacttttgggcggtaACATGCCATTTTAGAGTaactcattgtttttttcaaggggggcaatttggggcagctcaattttttttatcgtttagcTGGCTTTAATTCGGTATATGTATGTCGACAGCGGTAGACAGCGCTAAAAAGATACCACTTTGaagaacattgaaattttgaagtccaaattatgttgttccacaatattttttatgcattatttttttcaatggattttaatgcaaatttttttctttgatacatattataaatgaaaaataattttagttgaattttgttttattgtatcaatgatttgacttttgagtaaattttttgctaattttgattTCTCCACTCACCAAGAGCAGTTCTGGACAAAAAACTAATGCAAAGAATAATACTTTGGTAAAATAAAGATAGTTGGTAAcaaactgtgaaattttcattcaaatcaaacggccatttttgaatttcagccacGGAAATCCCAATGTGCGCCGTTCGAATTTTTAGGACCATCTGCATCGATAGTGAAAGTATCGCAAACAACTGAAATCGGACAGAAACTCGCAATTTAAGTGCAAACAATATACTTGGAGATTCTACAAATACTTCACTTatgcttttaaaatttagtatCATATTAAGCATATTTTCCTCATAAgagaaaaatcaataaatagttgtttataaaattttttgggtatttcacgaaattatataaatttttttggggttctATAATTTCACAATACATCATGCACGCCgaagttaaaaatatgtaaagtgttTTCACTCAGTATCCATTTAACTATGTCAACCAAGGTCGGTAGAAACATTTCGTTTAACTTGTTATGCCAcagtgtaaaaataaataaatggttaTGCTCTCAACTACTTTATCTTATTTGGTtcataaaatgtgaaataaatttttatgatagtttgaaattgttaaaaagcAGAAGTTATTGTGGCTTCTATTTTCCTTATAACGAATGCTATTAGCTTCGAAAGTCATTAGCTTATTTTCACCTGAAACCTTTCttcttaaattaattgaaatcggTGCACAATTTTTCTAGATTCCATATACTAAATGTGAGATatctaaatgaaattaaatgacaTGTCTCCATGACCGCTCTGTGATTCAATACTACAGTTATTATGTTATACTTTTACTAAATACAGTTTTTTCTTCCAGTTCGTCCAGTTgatcttatgtatgtatatatatccaGTAAATTTTATGTAGTCTAATAGAATTAAATCGATGTTTTCTAGGGcatgttttaatttattcagaAATCGTTGCAGATTTTCATATAGTCCCCTTTAGCCAATATAAAcaatttcgaacttccggttgctttgtaccgcatatactgtttccaaaaaataaggtgacatttgaatttaaactgcgcgcgtcaaaggatttggagaattatttttttttaggttggcaGTACTGTCAGtaacatttatgtcaaatttcatgtcaaaatattgattagtgtttgagatacgtgtcgtaaaagtgagtttttcgttttttgcgatgtcgaaatttgttgagcaaagaatttgcattaaattttgtttacggaatcaattttctgctgcggatacgttgaggatgatgcagaaagcctttggtgatgaggctatgtctaaaaaaaattgtttacaagtggtatagtgagttccaagccggccgtgaacgtgtcgaagacgaagagcgtccagggcgaccatcaacctcaaccgacgaagctcacgttcaacaaatcaaagatttggtgtggaaaaaccgtcgattaacaattagagaccttgctgatgaagttggcatatcgaaaggctcagccaataccattttgaaggatattttgggcctcaagcgcgtcaaatctcgactggtaccgaaaacattgaattttttggaaaaaaggcgtcgcgttgaagtgtgtgaaacgatgctttccgactaccagggtgtcatgaaacgcattataactggcgatgagacttggatctatgcttacgatcccgaaacaaccgatcaatcgagcgaatatcgtgccaaaagagagccgagaccaaaaaaatcgcgccaaagtcgctcaaaaatcaaggtcatgttgactgttttcttcgattatcgtggtgttgtgcattatgaattccttccaatcggtcaaacagtcaacaaggaatattatttgaacgttatgcgtcgtttgcgtaacgctatccgcctaaaaaggccggaattgtggaaagacaattcttggtttttacaccacgataatgcaccatcccatactgccctcgtaattcgtgatcaaaAAACTCAACTCATATCGTTCcgcacctgatctggcgccgagcgatttctggctattcaccaagctcaaaagaccgctccggggacaccgtttttatacgatagaggagattcaagccacagcgaagacggaactgcaGGCCATCCCGGCAAGTGaatacaaccagtgtttcgaagattggaaaacccgttggcataagtgctttgcatcgggaggggattactttgaaggggattgaattgatttggaagaataaataaggaattttcaaaataaatactatgccaccttattttttggcattgtatcggccaatatgtgcgttatctcaatgaaaattagagAGCGTGTCTTCTCATAATGTtgtatatttgtgcctaaaattaaTACGATTTGGTGAGAACTTAACCTAGCCTTAACTTAACCtaggtatcttaatgaaacccagcCCAGAAACTGGACGATACtacccccaactcccatatgctacataaaacaattttcgttttctAACAAGTTTTTTgccgaataaaaaaataaacaccaAAAAATTTTCTCGAGTATATCTGAGTTatcaaaattaatgcaatcagcTCATCTCTTACTCTGTCCCCAAAATACCCCATAAAATGATTACGGTCTTGCCACCGGTATTTAAACTGTTCGGTTTGGCCAAAGTGTGTTATATTTCAATGAAACTAAATTAAcaagttttctcaaaaattatgtGGTTTAGCGCTGAATTAGAATGAAattggtatgtatgtacctcatatccctaatataaTGATATCCTCTGGTTAATGTTTTCCACATCAACTCAATATACTAAATTTAGACTTTTCGGTCGAGTTGATATGACACATCTCACATTTGAAGacgtttttacataaatttagctaacaatttcattaaataatagaTGATTGATTCTTTCGCAATattttaatactcttgcaacatgttgctgcagaaTATGGAAGTTTTGTTCACCGAACAGTTGTTCGTATCACATataactaatcgagatagatatagagttatatacatataatgatttgtcaaaaaagtcttgcggtatttttattgaattttttttttctttattgaaatttaaatgaatttttgatgaatcatgcccagctcttgaccgatgctacgaatgctactatgccggtctctttcgaccaattcagcgattttatcgcaattttcgacgacaggccttccggagcgtggcgcatcttcgaccacctctacaccagaacgaaaacgttgaaaccatcgttgtgcggtggaaatggaaactgtatcgggtccataaactgcataaattttattggcggcttgagatgcatttttgcctttatcgtagtagtactgtaaaatatgctgtattttctctttattttgctccatgtttgcgacggtataactcacgaacgacttagaAGAAACGACAaccaatcaaacacgtgttagcgcgtgaaatgagctttccaaaaagatatagcatgacccgatgcgacgaataaaactagaactacgcgctttcagcgccaactagcgaaaataccgcaagactattttgacaacctaatatataagtgatcaggatgacgagaaaagttgaaatccgggtgactgtctgtctgtcggcCGTACGTCCGTGCAagcgtaatcgaaccactgccacgcctacaaaacgccattaaccgaaaacctattaaGGCCCATAAGGAAGCACTAAATTGAGATATAATATGGTACAGGGGATCCCAGTAGCgggcaaaaatttttgaaaaagtgggtgtggcaccgccctctaataagtttaatgtacatatctactcAGCTACTACAACGAAATGTGCTTTTCGCAAATATTATACGAGCTCTTTCCGGCAGtgtaaaaatagatgaaatcggaagataacacTGTTCACTCTCCATATAAAGGTTCGGTTAAAAACtgaatcaataaataaaattaataactcctttaaagtatgccaccttatgaccaaaaacttCGCAAATGTAAACTCCAGTatgtagttgacttttgactgaaactatcggtcaatgtatgggattataattgaaattcagagagaaacctttcctgatagtagtcTGCATGTAGGCTAAAAATGTGTTGATTCGGgtaaatacttcccttagcctcTCTAAATATGTGAGTTACCTTAATTAAATTGAGAGAGAGGGTTTTTCTTTTAACGGTACATTTTTGTGCTTAGCGTGAATAAAATTGGGTGAAATCTCGCTCTAGATCATATATAACTAACAAGTCTTATCAACCTGAGAGTACTTCCCTAGCTTTGAccctggcaagttgcaagagtatgatcTGTTCGCTTACACCcgaaattatttcttatttgtttaaaagaaagttttgccaacacctgAAGGTATTATATTTCACCGGATTTGATATTTGCAAGATTGCAAGAGATACATATGTTCGGTTACTCCTGAACTTtg
This window harbors:
- the LOC126761495 gene encoding fibroin heavy chain isoform X24; its protein translation is MLPIRWAFVGIALLIAATNGATIASLDESVPESNYEVDNDQLDLDRSKRSGRGYMRGQTQSQYLNFGKPEQDGKAEAEANEHGSRTTVSGSHGMGQAQSQFSMGDCSDCASSPTYEYPAGSPDPLTYVGGSGRPDALRIIPGTAGTTTIGGPGAAGTLRQGGVLAPGGVQPSGPGGLGARGPTAGQQPGAGYGVGTVGQPVGPGGVGGIGRQPGAGYGVGTAGQPIGPGGVGGIGRQPGAGYGVGTAGQPIGPGGVGGIGRQPGAGYGVGTGGQPVGPGGIAGIGRQPGVGGQPIGPGPSTPGSDAGVQPGAIIRPGARPGTSYGPGIGQPTGTGGTGAGGGPQAGAIVRPGAIYGQPESVQPGGALGPGSGYGTGQIGGPRVEGATRPGQQIGGQVVHGGAYAPSAGLPTGQPGTGVVGSAADQRPGALVQGGPQITGQPTYTSVGGGLQPGQVGGLYVPQPGRQPAPPGGGIGGGAPPSGIYGPGIGTTVSSRPGGGIQQGVDLSSGQAYSPGLGPITGSRPQSGYAPGTTGIQTGGRPQPIGVQAPGVGIPSGSQIYGPSPIGQAPGSGQAGIPTGGVTRGQPTGPVVSTHPTGSYWQPGSGVSGIPSGPSGIYAPDVIGGPGAHPGAGYQPGVGYQQGAQLQPGAGYQPGASLLPGAGLQPGAGLQPGVGYQPQVSPQPGADAQPGAGLQPGVGTGIGYHPTAGYQPGSGQQPGAGLQPGTGYQPGAGYQPGTGYQPGAGYQPGAEQQPGAGLQPGTGYQQGAGYQSGAEQQPGAGLRPGTGYQPGAGYQPGAGYQPGAGYQPGTEQQPGAGLQPGPGYQPGAGYQPGAGYQPGAGYQPGAEQQPGAGLQPGIGYQPGAGYQPGAGYQPGAGYQPVAEQQPGAGLQPGTGYLPGAGYQPGAEQQPGAGLQPGTGYRPGAGAQPVGAGPAGTYPAVPQTVSTYGQVGGDGSGAQQGDIYGPGTLPGSGTFGPLGIPGTGATGVGGIGGAGVLPGGVSVGPSALAYPGAAVPGAGALGEYKEEGPGNLITASGAGGADDAFSQAESSISEGQAAASAQGKKNGGTAKTQVSGTYSATGTFSASASTSDSDRSANAQVSGNSDGAMSQSQGQGGAAQSQAQVQVNSKDGGTKASSQSGGVIHQSQSEVQANDKGGLADSQSSGPGQTSSQAQIGFRPNQDGSAPPTTGGGQASAQSGSHSGQSQSQIQGTSKFGVSYHGAAQSASGTKEQVASYREQNRELFHSISQFGNSDAVTDRVDTVYSGPSGTALTADGNALPDLELKSSKSVKEIVNANKVTDEDSTLNEDEEEEPYDEYDDEDEYYNENSKLDSQTGNKPESQSQYRTYTQNSPTQSQQAAVPNSPDKYLLVQNQNGRVQKYPFRSTTEMVPRGFRGTVNVEKKFHTKAVKSQPTDNDLDSAEEPATPTKHRTPDSYVTVTKSITGSMDNTKNPPQENKNFQSTYYTKSSTCGYFTFSCNIVYGANGRSKICRPKAPANGKC
- the LOC126761495 gene encoding fibroin heavy chain isoform X45 translates to MLPIRWAFVGIALLIAATNGATIASLDESVPESNYEVDNDQLDLDRSKRSGRGYMRGQTQSQYLNFGKPEQDGKAEAEANEHGSRTTVSGSHGMGQAQSQFSMGDCSDCASSPTYEYPAGSPDPLTYVGGSGRPDALRIIPGTAGTTTIGGPGAAGTLRQGGVLAPGGVQPSGPGGLGARGPTAGQQPGAGYGVGTVGQPVGPGGVGGIGRQPGAGYGVGTAGQPIGPGGVGGIGRQPGAGYGVGTAGQPIGPGGVGGIGRQPGAGYGVGTGGQPVGPGGIAGIGRQPGVGGQPIGPGPSTPGSDAGVQPGAIIRPGARPGTSYGPGIGQPTGTGGTGAGGGPQAGAIVRPGAIYGQPESVQPGGALGPGSGYGTGQIGGPRVEGATRPGQQIGGQVVHGGAYAPSAGLPTGQPGTGVVGSAADQRPGALVQGGPQITGQPTYTSVGGGLQPGQVGGLYVPQPGRQPAPPGGGIGGGAPPSGIYGPGIGTTVSSRPGGGIQQGVDLSSGQAYSPGLGPITGSRPQSGYAPGTTGIQTGGRPQPIGVQAPGVGIPSGSQIYGPSPIGQAPGSGQAGIPTGGVTRGQPTGPVVSTHPTGSYWQPGSGVSGIPSGPSGIYAPDVIGGPGAHPGAGYQPGVGYQQGAQLQPGAGYQPGASLLPGAGLQPGAGLQPGVGYQPQVSPQPGADAQPGAGLQPGVGTGIGYHPTAGYQPGSGQQPGAGLQPGTGYQPGAGYQPGTGYQPGAGYQPGAEQQPGAGLQPGTGYQQGAGYQSGAEQQPGAGLRPGTGYQPGAGYQAGAEQQPGAGLRPGTGYQPVAGYQPGAGYQPVAEQQPGAGLQPGTGYLPGAGYQPGAEQQPGAGLQPGTGYRPGAGAQPVGAGPAGTYPAVPQTVSTYGQVGGDGSGAQQGDIYGPGTLPGSGTFGPLGIPGTGATGVGGIGGAGVLPGGVSVGPSALAYPGAAVPGAGALGEYKEEGPGNLITASGAGGADDAFSQAESSISEGQAAASAQGKKNGGTAKTQVSGTYSATGTFSASASTSDSDRSANAQVSGNSDGAMSQSQGQGGAAQSQAQVQVNSKDGGTKASSQSGGVIHQSQSEVQANDKGGLADSQSSGPGQTSSQAQIGFRPNQDGSAPPTTGGGQASAQSGSHSGQSQSQIQGTSKFGVSYHGAAQSASGTKEQVASYREQNRELFHSISQFGNSDAVTDRVDTVYSGPSGTALTADGNALPDLELKSSKSVKEIVNANKVTDEDSTLNEDEEEEPYDEYDDEDEYYNENSKLDSQTGNKPESQSQYRTYTQNSPTQSQQAAVPNSPDKYLLVQNQNGRVQKYPFRSTTEMVPRGFRGTVNVEKKFHTKAVKSQPTDNDLDSAEEPATPTKHRTPDSYVTVTKSITGSMDNTKNPPQENKNFQSTYYTKSSTCGYFTFSCNIVYGANGRSKICRPKAPANGKC